A genomic stretch from Methanothrix sp. includes:
- a CDS encoding ribosome biogenesis/translation initiation ATPase RLI, whose translation MRIAVVNRDRCQPRKCARECEYFCPPVRTGDETIVFVDDKPVITENLCVGCGICVRKCPFGAITITNLPEEIGAPVHRYGSNGFALYGLPIPVEGKVTGLLGPNGIGKSTAVAILSGLLRPNLGRDASWDDVLERFAGSAIGDYLKRVAEKGVRTAYKPQYVDRIPKSYRGSVRELLKRTDERGELDALVDRLGLRPLLDREIDSLSGGELQRVAIAATAARDAEFYFFDEISPYLDINQRILAARMLQDLASNKAVMVVEHDLALLDLLAESVHLAYGTPGAYGVITRPKGIRVGINQYLRGFLPEENVRIRSESIEFEVHAPRDEKDVPVLVEYGEFSKSYNGFELSAMPGVIRRSEVVGILGPNGIGKSTYIKILGGIEKPTNGRIDAKLKISYKPQYLKAESDVTVEALLRSITPDFDSSYYQSEFVKPMALERLLDQSLTELSGGELQRVAIIACLSMEADLYLLDEPSAHLDVEQRMMAAKVMRRFAESTERSVVVVDHDIYLIDMLSERLIVFDGEPGVRGIANPPCDMREGMNRFLSAIGITFRRDEDTKRPRVNKPGSKLDRAQREAGEYYYALS comes from the coding sequence ATGAGGATAGCGGTTGTCAACAGAGATCGGTGCCAGCCGAGGAAGTGCGCCAGGGAGTGTGAGTACTTCTGCCCGCCCGTGCGCACAGGAGATGAGACGATAGTCTTCGTTGATGACAAGCCTGTGATAACTGAGAACCTCTGCGTGGGCTGCGGGATATGTGTCAGGAAGTGCCCGTTCGGAGCGATAACGATAACAAACCTGCCTGAGGAGATCGGCGCGCCGGTGCACCGCTACGGCAGCAACGGCTTCGCGCTGTACGGCCTGCCCATACCTGTCGAGGGAAAGGTCACCGGCCTTCTCGGGCCAAACGGCATAGGAAAATCAACGGCTGTTGCTATACTCTCCGGGCTTCTGAGACCGAATCTGGGGAGAGATGCCAGCTGGGATGATGTTCTCGAGAGGTTCGCAGGCTCGGCGATCGGAGACTATCTCAAGAGAGTCGCTGAGAAGGGCGTCAGGACAGCCTACAAGCCGCAGTACGTCGACAGGATACCAAAGAGCTACAGGGGATCTGTCAGGGAGCTTTTGAAGAGAACAGATGAAAGAGGCGAGCTCGACGCTCTCGTGGATCGTCTCGGCCTGAGACCTCTGCTGGACCGTGAGATAGACAGCCTCAGCGGCGGCGAGCTGCAACGTGTGGCCATCGCAGCAACAGCCGCTCGCGACGCGGAGTTCTACTTCTTCGATGAGATAAGCCCCTATCTTGATATCAACCAGAGGATCCTGGCAGCGAGAATGCTCCAGGATCTCGCCTCCAACAAAGCTGTGATGGTCGTCGAGCACGACCTCGCGCTTCTGGATCTGCTCGCGGAAAGCGTTCATCTCGCCTATGGTACCCCCGGAGCCTACGGCGTCATAACCAGGCCGAAGGGCATCAGGGTCGGGATAAACCAGTATCTTAGAGGCTTCCTGCCAGAGGAGAACGTCCGGATACGCTCCGAGAGCATAGAGTTCGAGGTCCATGCCCCAAGAGATGAGAAGGACGTGCCGGTTCTTGTGGAGTACGGGGAGTTCTCCAAGAGCTACAATGGATTTGAGCTATCAGCGATGCCTGGTGTTATAAGGAGAAGCGAGGTCGTGGGGATCCTGGGTCCGAACGGCATAGGGAAATCGACATACATAAAGATCCTGGGTGGCATAGAGAAGCCCACGAATGGCAGGATAGATGCAAAGCTCAAGATCTCCTACAAGCCTCAGTACCTGAAGGCCGAATCCGATGTCACAGTGGAGGCTCTGCTCAGAAGCATAACTCCCGACTTCGACAGCAGCTACTATCAGTCTGAGTTCGTAAAGCCGATGGCGCTTGAGCGGCTTCTGGATCAGAGCCTGACGGAGCTGAGCGGCGGCGAGCTCCAGAGGGTCGCCATAATAGCATGCCTGAGCATGGAAGCGGATCTGTATCTCCTGGATGAGCCGTCCGCGCATCTCGACGTCGAGCAGAGGATGATGGCTGCCAAGGTCATGAGACGGTTTGCGGAGTCCACTGAGCGGTCTGTCGTGGTCGTGGATCATGATATCTACCTGATAGATATGCTCTCAGAGCGGCTGATAGTCTTCGATGGCGAGCCGGGTGTGAGAGGTATCGCAAACCCGCCATGCGATATGCGTGAGGGGATGAATCGATTCCTCTCAGCGATCGGTATAACCTTCAGGCGTGATGAGGATACAAAGAGGCCGAGGGTGAACAAGCCTGGATCAAAGCTGGACAGAGCACAGAGAGAGGCCGGAGAGTACTACTACGCGCTGAGCTGA
- a CDS encoding 30S ribosomal protein S13: METKDTDSSVELRHIVRIYNTDLDGKKQVQMALTGIKGVGRRLARVFAVKAGVDPYAILGKLPEEQIEALKNVIENATESIPAWMMNRRKDIITGVDRQVMGADVLTALREDLDLMKKARSYKGIRHELGLRVRGQRTRSTGRSGATVGVTKKKAQATKS, from the coding sequence ATGGAGACGAAGGATACTGATAGCTCTGTTGAGCTGAGGCATATAGTCCGCATTTACAACACCGATCTTGATGGGAAGAAGCAGGTTCAGATGGCTCTTACCGGTATAAAGGGTGTTGGCAGAAGGCTGGCCAGGGTGTTCGCAGTAAAGGCAGGGGTGGATCCCTATGCGATTCTGGGAAAGCTCCCAGAGGAGCAGATAGAGGCACTGAAGAACGTGATAGAGAATGCCACAGAGAGCATTCCGGCCTGGATGATGAACCGGAGGAAGGACATAATTACAGGCGTTGACAGGCAAGTCATGGGCGCAGATGTCCTCACAGCACTCCGCGAGGATCTCGACCTCATGAAGAAGGCCAGAAGCTACAAGGGCATAAGGCACGAGCTCGGGCTGAGAGTGAGGGGACAGAGGACCAGATCCACAGGCAGGAGCGGCGCGACCGTTGGCGTCACCAAGAAGAAGGCGCAGGCAACGAAGAGCTGA
- a CDS encoding 30S ribosomal protein S4, translating into MGYPGKSHKTYERPRKPWEAGRMAEEVELIKTYGLRNKRELWKAESILRKYRRVGRMLLASKARGEARADVEAAAVIERLSRFGILKDGADLDAILSLKITDILERRLQTQVYRQGLANTIRQARQFITHGHIQVAGQRVTVPSYLVKRGDEMTIDYYAGSPLAREGHPERSAKIIARAGGSA; encoded by the coding sequence ATGGGATATCCTGGCAAGAGCCACAAGACGTATGAGCGGCCCCGAAAGCCATGGGAAGCTGGCAGGATGGCCGAGGAGGTCGAGCTCATAAAGACCTACGGGCTGAGAAACAAGCGCGAACTCTGGAAGGCTGAGAGCATTCTCAGGAAGTACAGGCGCGTTGGAAGGATGCTTCTTGCATCAAAGGCACGAGGCGAGGCCAGAGCCGATGTCGAGGCGGCTGCGGTTATAGAGAGACTGTCGCGATTCGGCATCCTTAAGGACGGAGCAGACCTCGATGCCATACTCTCGCTGAAGATCACAGATATCCTGGAGAGGCGGCTGCAGACCCAGGTTTACAGGCAGGGTCTCGCAAATACAATAAGACAGGCGAGGCAGTTCATAACCCATGGGCACATCCAGGTAGCGGGTCAGAGGGTGACCGTCCCGAGCTACCTGGTTAAGCGAGGGGATGAGATGACAATTGACTACTATGCCGGATCCCCACTCGCCAGAGAGGGACATCCGGAGAGATCAGCTAAGATCATCGCCAGGGCTGGAGGGTCGGCATGA
- a CDS encoding 30S ribosomal protein S11: protein MTEGKWAIAHIYSSFNNTLITITDLTGAETIAKISGGMVVKAARDESSPYTAMQMAMQVAEQAKAKGIVGVHVKVRAPGGNKQRSPGPGAQAAIRALARAGLRIGRIEDVTPIPHDGTKPKGGKRGRRV from the coding sequence ATGACAGAGGGCAAATGGGCCATAGCACACATATATTCGTCGTTCAACAACACACTGATAACGATAACAGATCTAACTGGCGCTGAGACGATAGCCAAGATCTCGGGTGGCATGGTTGTGAAGGCCGCCAGGGACGAGAGTTCCCCGTACACTGCGATGCAGATGGCGATGCAGGTCGCTGAGCAGGCCAAGGCCAAGGGAATAGTCGGGGTGCATGTAAAGGTGAGGGCACCTGGCGGGAACAAACAGAGATCCCCTGGCCCCGGCGCACAGGCTGCGATAAGGGCGCTGGCGCGCGCAGGTCTGAGAATCGGAAGGATAGAGGACGTCACCCCGATCCCGCATGATGGCACAAAGCCGAAGGGCGGGAAGAGGGGCAGAAGGGTCTGA
- a CDS encoding DNA-directed RNA polymerase subunit D translates to MELIELRDDRVRFLLSGVTPAFANAIRRSCIAEVPKLAIDEISIYENTSVLFDEQIALRLGLVPIRADDLSVYSTPEECQCGGVGCPGCRIDFMVTAEGPGTVYSRDIKFSDPAVRAAFDNIPIVVLGEGEKLVIEGFATLRTGKEHAKWQAGTLCGYKNLPSIEISGCNGCGRCVKVCPRGVLVLDESDTLKVRDITECSLCRLCVEECDQRAISLVPLEDAFIMSIESDGSINARDLVRMAAEELKKKALVLQETLASVS, encoded by the coding sequence GTGGAGCTTATTGAGCTTAGGGACGACCGGGTGAGGTTCCTCCTCTCCGGCGTGACTCCTGCATTTGCAAACGCCATCAGACGGTCGTGCATAGCGGAAGTCCCGAAGCTTGCGATAGATGAGATCTCGATATACGAGAACACATCCGTGCTATTCGACGAGCAGATCGCACTCAGGCTTGGTCTTGTTCCGATAAGGGCTGATGATCTGAGTGTCTACTCGACCCCGGAGGAGTGCCAGTGTGGAGGTGTTGGTTGCCCTGGCTGCAGGATCGATTTCATGGTAACTGCGGAAGGTCCGGGGACCGTGTACTCACGGGATATAAAATTCAGCGACCCTGCTGTGAGAGCTGCATTCGATAACATACCTATTGTGGTGCTGGGGGAGGGCGAGAAGCTCGTGATTGAGGGCTTCGCGACACTCCGCACAGGCAAGGAGCATGCCAAGTGGCAGGCAGGCACGCTCTGCGGCTACAAGAACCTTCCGTCCATAGAGATCAGCGGATGCAACGGCTGCGGGAGATGCGTGAAGGTATGCCCGCGTGGTGTGCTCGTGCTCGATGAGAGCGATACTCTAAAGGTGAGGGACATCACAGAGTGCTCGCTCTGCAGGCTCTGCGTCGAGGAGTGCGACCAGCGAGCAATCTCGCTTGTACCACTGGAGGACGCTTTCATCATGAGCATAGAGAGCGATGGGTCTATAAATGCGAGGGATCTGGTGAGGATGGCTGCAGAGGAGCTTAAGAAGAAGGCTCTGGTCCTGCAGGAGACGCTCGCCTCGGTCTCCTGA
- a CDS encoding ArsR family transcriptional regulator, protein MRLKRSEICALIYVLNSGGVTHPRDIARKFGLRPETVSRMLSHLEDAGLVKRKRDGRRIALPKSEPAESFKRLYYTHRASPLTDILRGRRIALIHSLDRDPKGVSELSGETGIPAKTLYFHLKDLIRLGIARKIKNKGMKGFLYSFNYTLWADLKSFVTALLEHEARQLLPEDAVLIKIYSNSILFRSQMQLDATPTSFSVYEQHGIDLGVRDYYTLPKRELSIRDVFIHSLDSAESISHRLYCILFYLKYRDDLSDIRHPAMRRIRAALRGVHVRGYPSLDEVKTRAVMYEIES, encoded by the coding sequence ATGCGCCTGAAGCGGAGCGAGATTTGCGCCCTGATATACGTGTTGAATTCAGGTGGTGTTACCCATCCACGAGATATCGCCAGGAAATTCGGCCTGAGGCCAGAAACAGTATCAAGGATGCTGAGCCATCTCGAGGATGCGGGCCTGGTGAAGCGAAAGCGAGATGGAAGACGTATCGCTCTGCCGAAGTCAGAGCCTGCAGAGAGCTTCAAGAGGCTCTACTACACTCATAGAGCCTCGCCGCTCACCGATATTCTTAGAGGCCGGAGGATAGCGCTTATACATTCTCTTGATCGCGATCCAAAAGGCGTCAGTGAGCTGTCAGGAGAAACAGGCATACCTGCTAAGACTCTGTACTTCCACCTGAAAGACCTGATCAGGCTGGGTATAGCCAGGAAGATCAAGAACAAGGGCATGAAGGGTTTCCTGTACTCGTTCAACTACACCCTCTGGGCGGATCTGAAGAGCTTCGTGACTGCTCTGCTGGAGCATGAAGCGAGGCAGCTGCTGCCCGAGGATGCAGTGCTGATAAAGATCTACAGTAACAGTATCCTGTTCAGAAGCCAGATGCAGCTCGATGCCACGCCCACTTCATTCAGCGTGTACGAGCAGCATGGCATCGATCTGGGGGTCAGAGACTACTACACACTTCCGAAGAGAGAGCTCTCGATAAGAGATGTTTTCATACACTCACTGGACTCTGCAGAAAGCATATCGCACAGGCTTTACTGCATCCTGTTCTACTTAAAATACAGGGACGATTTGAGCGATATCAGGCACCCTGCGATGAGACGGATAAGAGCGGCCCTGCGTGGGGTTCATGTCAGAGGCTATCCATCTCTGGACGAGGTAAAGACCAGGGCGGTTATGTATGAGATCGAGTCGTGA
- a CDS encoding zinc-dependent alcohol dehydrogenase family protein has protein sequence MRLRSDMRSMKAMMLERPGGPLILKEVEVPAPGEREVLIRVSACGVCRTDLHILDGELAGAKLPLIPGHEIVGRVVAIGECAERFRTSDRIGVPWLGYTDGSCRYCMRGDENLCDNARFTGYTLDGGYAEYAVADERYCLPVPERYDDLRAAPLLCAGLIGYRSYRLALSKPGVKRLGIYGFGAAAHIIAQVALFEGIDVYAFTRPGDLEAQEFALSLGAPWAGGSDEMPPEKLDAAIIFAPVGSLVPTALRATSKGGAVVCGGIHMSDIPSFSYSMLWGERSIRSVANLTRRDGEEFMSLARDLHIRTEVQEFRLDEANDALGLLRAGRLRGAAVLKI, from the coding sequence TTGAGGTTGAGATCTGACATGAGATCGATGAAGGCCATGATGCTCGAGAGACCCGGAGGGCCTTTGATATTGAAGGAGGTTGAGGTGCCCGCTCCTGGCGAGCGGGAGGTGCTGATCAGGGTGAGCGCATGCGGCGTCTGCCGCACCGATCTCCATATACTCGATGGTGAGCTCGCCGGAGCGAAGCTCCCACTCATACCGGGCCATGAGATCGTGGGGAGGGTCGTGGCGATTGGGGAGTGCGCAGAGCGCTTCCGCACCAGCGACAGGATTGGAGTCCCGTGGCTGGGATACACAGATGGATCATGCAGGTACTGCATGCGCGGGGATGAGAACCTTTGCGATAACGCGCGGTTCACCGGATACACATTAGATGGAGGATATGCCGAGTATGCTGTTGCAGACGAGCGATACTGTCTCCCGGTCCCTGAGAGGTACGATGATCTCAGAGCAGCGCCTCTGCTCTGCGCCGGGTTGATAGGATACAGATCATACAGGCTCGCGCTCTCGAAGCCCGGAGTGAAGCGGCTGGGCATATACGGATTTGGCGCTGCTGCTCACATAATCGCGCAGGTCGCTCTCTTCGAGGGCATCGATGTTTATGCGTTCACACGGCCGGGAGATCTGGAGGCGCAGGAGTTCGCCCTCTCACTCGGCGCTCCATGGGCCGGAGGATCTGACGAGATGCCGCCAGAGAAGCTTGACGCGGCGATAATATTCGCTCCTGTCGGCTCCCTCGTTCCAACTGCCCTCAGAGCCACATCCAAGGGAGGGGCTGTTGTGTGCGGCGGTATACACATGTCCGACATACCCTCCTTCTCGTACAGCATGCTCTGGGGGGAGAGGAGCATCAGGTCTGTCGCAAACCTCACACGAAGGGATGGGGAGGAGTTCATGTCACTAGCCAGGGATCTCCACATCAGAACAGAGGTCCAGGAGTTCAGGCTCGATGAGGCGAATGATGCTCTGGGCCTGCTGAGGGCAGGCCGGCTGCGAGGGGCTGCTGTCTTGAAGATCTGA
- a CDS encoding glycosyltransferase, giving the protein MGHVLFSPLNWGLGHASRDIPIIRELLARGHDVTVASSGNALELLRKEFPECRFVVFEDYPVPYSSTRFFLPKFTAYLPIMMKALADERRNLARILSRDRYDLIISDNRMGVYSKDIPSFFITHQLRFSVPFFLWPVELATLYVNGYFHKKFTGIIVPDNPPGPNAISGKLSRSSFRVTNIRTFYSGILCSTKKMDVQEDLDFLVIISGPEPQRTKLEEIMLSRITELPGEKVVLLGSPRKNSFRQLDESTRVYSYVPTDLKVEFMNRARFVISRSGYTTMMEIAELGKKHGLFIPTPGQTEQEYLSRFYRKMGWFLSRSQYRLDLTRDVERAMGYTGFPEMPKTEENVRNLYENLLAQYLE; this is encoded by the coding sequence ATGGGACACGTGCTCTTCAGCCCGCTGAACTGGGGCCTTGGACATGCATCTCGCGATATTCCGATAATCAGGGAACTTCTTGCGCGTGGACATGATGTGACTGTGGCATCGAGCGGAAATGCGCTGGAGCTTCTGCGAAAGGAGTTTCCTGAGTGCAGGTTTGTGGTATTCGAGGACTACCCTGTGCCATACAGCTCGACAAGATTCTTCCTTCCCAAGTTCACCGCCTACCTCCCGATAATGATGAAGGCTCTGGCAGACGAGCGCAGAAACCTGGCGCGGATACTATCGAGGGACAGATACGACCTGATCATAAGCGACAACCGCATGGGTGTTTACTCGAAGGATATACCATCATTCTTCATAACCCACCAGCTCAGGTTCAGTGTTCCCTTCTTCCTGTGGCCCGTGGAGCTTGCAACGCTCTATGTTAACGGATACTTTCACAAGAAGTTCACAGGCATCATAGTCCCGGATAATCCCCCGGGACCGAACGCCATCAGCGGAAAGCTCTCACGCTCCAGCTTCAGGGTCACAAACATCAGAACTTTCTACTCGGGCATCCTCTGCAGCACAAAAAAGATGGATGTGCAAGAGGATCTGGACTTTCTTGTTATAATCTCTGGCCCCGAGCCGCAGCGGACGAAGCTCGAGGAGATCATGCTCTCCCGCATAACCGAGCTTCCGGGGGAGAAGGTCGTGCTCCTCGGAAGCCCTAGAAAAAACAGCTTCAGACAGCTGGATGAGAGCACGCGCGTCTACTCATATGTTCCCACGGATCTGAAGGTAGAGTTTATGAACCGGGCGAGGTTCGTGATAAGCAGGTCTGGCTACACGACAATGATGGAGATCGCGGAGCTCGGTAAGAAGCACGGGCTTTTCATACCGACACCCGGACAGACCGAGCAGGAGTACCTGTCGAGGTTCTACAGAAAGATGGGATGGTTCCTCTCCAGGAGCCAGTACAGGCTTGATCTGACGAGAGACGTGGAGAGGGCCATGGGATACACCGGGTTCCCGGAGATGCCGAAGACAGAGGAGAATGTGAGGAACCTCTACGAGAACCTCCTGGCTCAGTATCTGGAATAG
- a CDS encoding helix-turn-helix domain-containing protein gives MRNRNRVVKPNERKIRYILREKIKNRSNKRIAAEMKVSVSTVKRVLRHYLRTGELISIKKFGRPR, from the coding sequence GTGAGAAATCGTAACAGGGTAGTAAAGCCGAACGAACGCAAGATTCGGTATATACTTCGAGAGAAGATCAAGAACAGGAGCAACAAAAGGATCGCAGCTGAGATGAAGGTGAGCGTCTCCACGGTTAAGCGTGTCTTGAGGCATTATCTGAGAACGGGGGAGCTGATATCGATAAAGAAGTTCGGCCGGCCGAGGTAG
- a CDS encoding 3-isopropylmalate dehydratase small subunit produces MGILARAWKFGNDIDTDVIIPGRYLVINDPDELAKHLFEGIRPEFAESVRPGDIIVAGTNFGCGSSREHAPLAIKAAGVEAVVARSFARIFFRNSINIGLPLLICADAEKIDDGDSVMVDISKGIVQNISKKESYPTTPLPPFLQEIVRSGGLLNYTKRQVVRA; encoded by the coding sequence ATGGGTATTTTGGCACGAGCCTGGAAGTTCGGAAACGATATCGACACGGATGTTATCATCCCTGGGCGGTATCTTGTGATAAATGATCCGGATGAGCTGGCCAAGCACCTCTTTGAGGGGATCAGGCCTGAGTTCGCGGAGAGCGTTCGACCTGGAGACATCATAGTCGCCGGAACCAACTTCGGGTGCGGTTCATCCAGAGAGCATGCTCCGCTTGCAATCAAGGCGGCCGGAGTGGAGGCGGTCGTTGCAAGGTCCTTTGCGAGGATCTTCTTCAGGAACTCAATAAACATAGGGTTGCCTCTGCTCATCTGCGCGGATGCGGAGAAAATAGATGATGGCGACTCTGTGATGGTGGATATCTCGAAGGGCATCGTACAGAACATCTCCAAGAAGGAGTCTTACCCAACAACACCGCTGCCCCCGTTTCTGCAGGAGATAGTGAGATCGGGAGGCCTTTTGAACTACACGAAGAGACAGGTGGTGAGAGCATGA
- a CDS encoding 3-isopropylmalate dehydrogenase gives MNYKVPVIPGDGIGPEIIAEGKKVLEAAADRHGFGIEWIEYPLGADHYLRTGELVSEETLKELGRYRAIYLGAIGDPRVKPGVLEKGILLAMRFYFDQYINLRPVKLLEGVWTPLKEKGPRDIDFVVVRENTEDFYIGQGGRARSGRSHADLEVKRALYKVKFGLDIDSDSDEIAYQIGMVSREGCTRVIRYAFELAMQRRKHVSSVDKANVLSDIYGFWREIFEDVRKGYPEVTTDFNFVDAITMWFVKNPEWFDVVVAPNMFGDIITDLGAMIQGGLGLAPGANLNPEGTSMFEPIHGSAPKYRGMNKINPIATIWAGAMLLEHLGEREAARDIVKAIELNLREGRVRTYDLGGSSTTSEVGDEIARLVRSL, from the coding sequence ATGAATTACAAGGTACCTGTCATACCGGGCGATGGCATAGGGCCGGAGATCATAGCAGAGGGCAAGAAGGTGCTGGAGGCTGCTGCAGACAGGCACGGCTTCGGCATCGAGTGGATCGAGTATCCACTTGGCGCGGATCACTACCTAAGGACAGGGGAGCTCGTTAGCGAGGAGACGCTGAAAGAGCTGGGGCGTTATAGAGCGATATACCTCGGGGCCATAGGAGATCCCAGAGTGAAGCCAGGGGTTCTTGAGAAGGGTATCCTCCTGGCGATGAGGTTCTACTTTGACCAGTACATAAACCTCAGGCCCGTCAAGCTCCTGGAGGGGGTATGGACACCGCTCAAGGAGAAGGGCCCAAGGGACATAGATTTTGTGGTGGTCAGGGAGAACACAGAGGACTTCTACATAGGTCAGGGCGGAAGGGCCAGATCCGGGAGGAGCCACGCAGATCTCGAGGTGAAAAGAGCCCTTTACAAAGTGAAGTTCGGCCTCGATATAGATTCTGACAGCGATGAGATCGCGTACCAGATAGGAATGGTATCCAGGGAGGGATGCACCAGGGTTATCAGATACGCATTTGAACTTGCGATGCAGAGAAGAAAGCACGTCTCAAGCGTCGACAAGGCGAACGTTCTGAGCGATATCTATGGCTTCTGGCGCGAGATCTTCGAGGATGTGAGAAAGGGATACCCTGAGGTCACCACAGACTTCAACTTCGTTGATGCAATAACGATGTGGTTCGTCAAGAACCCGGAATGGTTTGATGTCGTTGTCGCGCCCAACATGTTTGGGGATATCATCACAGACCTCGGAGCGATGATACAGGGCGGCCTGGGGCTTGCGCCGGGTGCAAACCTGAATCCGGAGGGGACGAGCATGTTCGAGCCGATCCACGGCAGCGCTCCGAAGTACAGGGGCATGAACAAGATCAACCCGATCGCAACGATATGGGCAGGCGCGATGCTCCTTGAGCACCTGGGCGAGAGGGAGGCGGCCAGAGATATAGTGAAAGCAATAGAGCTCAACCTGCGTGAGGGGAGGGTCAGAACCTACGACCTCGGCGGCAGCTCCACCACATCCGAGGTGGGGGATGAGATAGCCAGGCTTGTCAGGAGCTTATAA
- a CDS encoding DNA-directed RNA polymerase subunit H yields the protein MKRFAVQDHELVPEHILLTPEEAQQVLMQYGVEARHLPKIHVTDPVAREIGARVGDIIKIKRKSPTAKESIFYRLVID from the coding sequence ATGAAGCGGTTTGCCGTACAGGATCATGAGCTGGTACCGGAACACATCCTCCTCACTCCAGAGGAGGCTCAGCAGGTCCTGATGCAGTACGGTGTAGAGGCGCGCCACCTGCCGAAGATCCATGTCACGGATCCGGTGGCCAGGGAGATAGGCGCCCGGGTAGGGGATATAATAAAGATAAAGCGGAAGAGCCCCACGGCAAAGGAGTCGATATTTTACAGGCTCGTTATCGATTGA
- a CDS encoding DNA-directed RNA polymerase subunit B'': protein MLDRSVLYRAYFTKDKLVHHHINSFNEFIDRGLQKVIDEVRIIETNIENTYVKLGKIRVERPVVMEADGSVERLYPNDARLRNLTYASPIKLEMSIVDKGEEKEPVEAMIGMLPIMVMSKVCNLCGMSEEEMISYGEDPLDPGGYFIVNGSERVIMTLEDLAPNKILVEYNQRYDEFIEVAKVFSQRQGYRSLVIVERGKRSILEVSFPSVAGRINFVTLVRALGLETDMDIVKAVSDNPEIMKFMLENLEEAEVSTTEEALEKIGNRVAAGQAKEYQKKRAAYVLDRYLLPHIGVEERDRYAKALFLSRMAEACFELALGKRGEDDKDHYANKRLKLSGDLMEDLFRVAFNRLTRDIKYQLERASMRNRELNVITTVRADVLTERMIHPLATGNWVGGRTGVSQLLDRTDYMASLSHLRRVISPLSRSQPHFEARDLHATQWGRICPSETPEGPNCGLVKNFAQGVELSKGVEDYEGVKTMLINLGVRPVGGYGG from the coding sequence TTGCTGGACAGAAGCGTTCTTTACAGGGCCTATTTTACCAAGGACAAGCTGGTGCATCACCACATAAACTCGTTCAACGAATTCATAGACAGAGGTCTGCAGAAGGTGATAGACGAGGTCAGGATAATCGAGACGAACATCGAGAACACATACGTCAAGCTCGGCAAGATCCGGGTGGAGCGGCCTGTGGTCATGGAGGCGGATGGATCTGTCGAGAGGCTCTACCCGAACGATGCGCGTCTGAGGAACCTGACATACGCATCGCCCATAAAGCTCGAGATGTCCATAGTCGACAAGGGCGAGGAGAAGGAGCCGGTCGAGGCGATGATCGGCATGCTACCGATCATGGTGATGTCCAAGGTCTGCAACCTCTGCGGAATGAGCGAGGAGGAGATGATCTCCTACGGAGAGGACCCCCTCGATCCCGGAGGATACTTCATAGTTAACGGATCCGAGCGCGTTATAATGACGCTTGAGGATCTGGCGCCCAACAAGATACTCGTCGAGTACAACCAGAGGTACGACGAGTTCATAGAGGTCGCGAAGGTCTTCAGCCAGAGGCAGGGCTACAGGTCTCTTGTCATAGTGGAGCGCGGCAAGCGATCGATACTGGAGGTCTCATTCCCATCTGTCGCTGGAAGAATAAACTTCGTGACCCTTGTCAGAGCCCTGGGACTTGAGACTGATATGGATATAGTGAAGGCAGTATCCGATAACCCGGAGATCATGAAGTTCATGCTCGAGAACCTCGAGGAGGCTGAGGTCTCTACGACAGAAGAGGCTCTGGAGAAGATAGGCAACAGAGTCGCGGCCGGCCAGGCGAAGGAGTACCAGAAGAAGCGCGCAGCGTATGTCCTGGACAGGTACCTGCTTCCGCACATAGGCGTCGAGGAGAGGGACAGGTACGCCAAGGCACTCTTCCTCTCGAGGATGGCCGAGGCGTGTTTCGAGCTCGCGCTCGGAAAGAGAGGGGAGGACGACAAGGATCATTATGCAAATAAGAGACTGAAGCTCTCAGGGGATCTGATGGAGGATCTCTTCAGGGTCGCCTTCAACAGGCTCACCAGAGATATCAAGTACCAGCTCGAGCGCGCCAGCATGAGGAACAGGGAGCTGAATGTCATCACCACAGTGAGAGCGGATGTTCTGACGGAGAGAATGATTCATCCTCTTGCAACAGGCAACTGGGTTGGTGGCAGAACGGGCGTCTCACAGCTTTTGGATAGAACGGATTACATGGCGAGCCTGAGCCATCTCAGGAGGGTCATATCGCCGCTCTCGAGATCGCAGCCGCACTTCGAGGCCAGGGATCTACATGCGACACAGTGGGGCAGAATATGTCCGAGCGAGACCCCGGAGGGCCCGAACTGCGGTCTGGTCAAGAACTTCGCACAGGGTGTGGAACTGTCAAAGGGCGTTGAGGACTATGAGGGGGTCAAGACCATGCTGATCAATCTCGGTGTGAGACCGGTAGGTGGTTATGGTGGCTGA